In Paenibacillus larvae subsp. larvae, the following proteins share a genomic window:
- a CDS encoding helix-turn-helix domain-containing protein, whose translation MRKLTVRIKLADLLKEHGMSNRELSRLTGIRHPSVNEMCLNKTQRLPLENLAAICEVLGVGITDVLELVDAETENEKTTGE comes from the coding sequence ATGAGAAAGCTAACCGTACGTATAAAACTAGCTGATTTATTAAAAGAGCATGGCATGTCTAACCGGGAATTAAGCCGCCTGACGGGGATACGACACCCGTCCGTGAACGAAATGTGTCTGAATAAAACGCAACGGCTACCGTTAGAAAATCTGGCGGCCATTTGCGAGGTTCTGGGTGTCGGAATAACCGATGTACTGGAGCTGGTGGACGCGGAAACCGAAAATGAAAAGACCACGGGGGAATAA
- a CDS encoding phage holin family protein, with amino-acid sequence MLLQVLLVMVIVDYATGLMAAGTQGGLKSEVGLKGIARKVFIFFIVAVAHQIDLILGNQHMIRDATLFFYVANELLSIIENGGRLGVPLPDVIKQAVGVLKGKTEGGNKNE; translated from the coding sequence ATGTTACTACAAGTATTACTCGTAATGGTTATCGTGGATTATGCGACCGGCTTAATGGCCGCCGGAACGCAGGGAGGTCTCAAAAGCGAGGTCGGCCTAAAGGGGATTGCCCGCAAGGTATTTATCTTTTTTATCGTGGCCGTTGCGCATCAGATCGATCTCATTCTCGGCAATCAGCACATGATCCGGGATGCTACGCTGTTTTTCTACGTGGCCAATGAACTGCTGTCGATAATTGAGAATGGTGGTAGGCTCGGCGTACCGCTGCCTGACGTAATCAAGCAGGCGGTGGGCGTATTAAAAGGAAAAACAGAAGGGGGAAACAAGAATGAGTAA
- a CDS encoding XkdW family protein: MRKIERFNIALAITGLFPEADSSRDFIVMDDGYGNQWIAEWHLDAPIPTKEELREGYKKYLEAEAKKPRPASLKELRLEKDLAIVEITRALAGNTRDAFTKESSVVGTWLRQIKQETATIEDVPDFYNLREVVSKFIEEDGLWNV, from the coding sequence GTGAGGAAGATAGAACGATTTAACATAGCTTTGGCTATCACGGGACTTTTCCCCGAAGCGGATTCATCGCGTGATTTTATCGTTATGGATGATGGGTATGGGAATCAATGGATTGCCGAGTGGCATCTGGACGCTCCGATTCCAACAAAAGAAGAGTTGCGGGAAGGGTACAAAAAATACCTCGAGGCGGAAGCGAAGAAACCAAGGCCGGCGAGCCTAAAGGAGCTCCGATTAGAAAAAGACCTCGCAATCGTGGAGATTACTCGGGCGCTGGCGGGAAATACGCGGGATGCATTTACGAAGGAGTCCAGTGTCGTCGGTACGTGGCTCCGGCAGATAAAGCAAGAAACGGCAACGATCGAGGATGTACCGGACTTTTATAATCTGCGTGAAGTGGTTTCGAAATTTATAGAGGAGGATGGATTGTGGAACGTATAG